In the Fibrobacter sp. genome, one interval contains:
- a CDS encoding LicD family protein — MGFATKTGTPVPLSEAQVQIWNVFKVLKDYLDKRSVKFYLLGGSLLGAVRHRGFIPWDDDIDIGIERSEYEKLLKDIAENLPSHLQLRHYGDNTDHHYYFSRIVDTRFFMERSGSLVTRKENVWVDIFPLDGMPNNYFARKIHMMRLLWVRAMYHIACFEKVNLKRPHRPLSERVVIKFIQLTGFKGCKPFKYWLEKLDVLLKKYSIEDSNWVVNFMGQYKFKEMFPKSYYGEGKMYEFEGEQLPGPEHADKVLKQMYGDYMKEPADADKNVHDARLIKDEK; from the coding sequence ATGGGTTTTGCTACTAAAACAGGAACTCCGGTTCCATTGTCCGAAGCACAGGTCCAGATTTGGAATGTGTTCAAGGTCCTTAAGGACTATTTGGACAAGCGTTCCGTGAAGTTCTATTTGTTGGGTGGCTCTCTATTGGGTGCAGTTCGTCATCGCGGTTTCATTCCGTGGGACGATGATATTGATATTGGTATTGAACGTAGCGAATACGAAAAGCTTTTGAAGGACATTGCAGAAAACCTTCCCAGTCATCTGCAGTTGCGCCACTATGGTGACAATACGGACCACCATTACTACTTCTCCCGCATTGTGGACACTCGTTTCTTCATGGAACGAAGTGGCAGTCTGGTGACCCGTAAGGAAAATGTCTGGGTGGATATTTTCCCGCTGGATGGCATGCCCAACAATTACTTTGCTCGCAAGATTCACATGATGCGATTGCTGTGGGTTCGTGCCATGTACCATATCGCTTGCTTCGAAAAGGTGAATCTGAAGCGTCCTCATCGCCCTCTTTCTGAACGGGTTGTCATCAAGTTTATCCAGCTCACAGGTTTCAAGGGTTGCAAACCCTTTAAGTACTGGCTTGAAAAGCTGGATGTACTTCTTAAGAAGTATTCCATTGAAGACAGCAATTGGGTTGTGAACTTCATGGGTCAGTACAAGTTCAAGGAAATGTTCCCTAAGTCGTACTATGGCGAAGGCAAGATGTATGAGTTCGAAGGTGAACAGCTTCCTGGCCCTGAACACGCAGACAAGGTTCTGAAGCAGATGTATGGCGACTACATGAAGGAACCCGCCGACGCCGACAAGAACGTCCATGACGCCCGCCTGATCAAGGACGAAAAGTAA
- a CDS encoding UDP-glucose 6-dehydrogenase: MSYSVKILCIGAGYVGGPTMTVIADKCPDVKVTVVDINQSRIDAWNSDNLPIFEPGLDDVVKRARGRNLFFSTDIPSAIKEADIIFVSVNTPTKTFGHGAGKASDLQYWEKTARNILDIADEGKIIVEKSTLPVRTAAAMERILNSNDKGLHFEVLSNPEFLAEGTAIQDLFEPDRVLIGSHQTESGLAACQKLVDVYAHWVPRDRILTTNLWSSELTKLTANAFLAQRISSINSISALCERTGADVDEVAYVMGKDRRIGPKFLKASIGFGGSCFKKDILNLVYLCGYYGLPEVAAYWESVVKINEWQTHRVVDRMLETMFNTIAGKKIAVFGFAFKANTGDTRESPANLVVRDLLAEHALPVVTDPKAIPDAKRDLKDVIDQVQFEEDVYKAAEGAHAVVVCTEWKCFAELDWKRIYNGMTKPAFVFDGRNILDADALRKIGFEVTSIGKGKAE, from the coding sequence ATGAGTTACTCAGTAAAGATTTTGTGCATTGGTGCTGGCTACGTCGGTGGCCCCACCATGACCGTTATTGCCGACAAGTGCCCCGATGTCAAGGTTACCGTGGTGGATATCAATCAGTCTCGTATTGATGCCTGGAACAGCGACAACCTTCCGATTTTTGAACCGGGCCTTGATGATGTTGTTAAGCGCGCTCGTGGTCGCAATCTGTTCTTTAGCACAGACATTCCGTCTGCAATCAAGGAAGCAGACATTATTTTCGTTTCTGTGAATACTCCCACAAAGACTTTTGGTCATGGCGCCGGTAAGGCTTCCGACCTTCAGTACTGGGAAAAGACTGCTCGTAATATTTTGGATATTGCAGACGAAGGCAAGATCATTGTGGAAAAGTCCACCCTGCCTGTCCGCACCGCTGCTGCCATGGAACGTATCTTGAACAGTAACGATAAGGGCCTGCATTTCGAAGTCCTTTCCAATCCGGAATTCCTTGCCGAAGGTACAGCAATCCAGGACTTGTTCGAACCGGATCGTGTTCTTATCGGTAGCCACCAGACCGAATCCGGTCTTGCTGCCTGCCAGAAGCTGGTCGATGTCTATGCCCACTGGGTTCCCCGTGACCGCATCTTGACTACCAACCTCTGGAGCTCTGAATTGACCAAGCTGACTGCCAATGCTTTCCTGGCCCAGCGAATCAGTTCCATCAACTCCATCAGCGCCCTCTGCGAACGTACTGGTGCTGATGTGGATGAAGTTGCCTATGTGATGGGCAAGGACCGCCGTATTGGCCCCAAGTTCCTGAAGGCATCCATCGGCTTTGGCGGTTCCTGCTTCAAGAAGGATATTCTGAATCTTGTGTACCTGTGTGGCTATTATGGTCTTCCCGAAGTGGCTGCATACTGGGAAAGCGTGGTGAAGATTAACGAATGGCAGACCCATCGCGTTGTAGACCGTATGCTGGAAACCATGTTCAATACCATCGCAGGCAAGAAGATTGCTGTATTTGGTTTTGCCTTTAAGGCTAATACCGGTGATACTCGTGAAAGCCCTGCCAACCTGGTTGTCCGTGATTTGCTGGCCGAACATGCACTGCCGGTCGTAACGGACCCGAAGGCAATTCCTGATGCCAAGCGTGACCTCAAGGATGTCATTGACCAGGTCCAGTTCGAGGAAGACGTGTACAAGGCTGCAGAAGGAGCCCATGCTGTGGTTGTCTGCACCGAATGGAAATGCTTTGCAGAACTTGACTGGAAGCGTATCTATAACGGTATGACCAAGCCGGCTTTCGTATTCGATGGCCGTAACATTTTGGATGCCGATGCCCTTCGTAAGATTGGCTTTGAAGTGACTAGCATCGGTAAGGGTAAGGCGGAGTAA
- a CDS encoding CotH kinase family protein, with the protein MRAFSLLVCCVLAVAFFSGCSSENSTTVLVQPSEEGVVSVEDSLPKVPFVGGPIMITEVDPANIGYEDHEGGDAGWIEFFNTSSEPVNLSGFSLTDNLNEPTKWQFGEAVVPPQGFMLVYLSGKDLKDYTSPSDSINLIGPGCWTWTDAQAEPTPGYSYANPLEGQKKNCFNEADGRFVGATMKLGENEELGWASISVFVGTGNSSSDDVVDMSLTNEILLKAFITKDRNVSLRLAQPDVDDWRGFEMVFTGTGDSNTVYRARLPQGKTTPDLKNIYGTRLSPADGESLEVVFKAFSYVARNRGHEPHASFKIKNRAGSLYLLNAEGIVDSVRYPEVPVGKSWSYEAQSGFGFAEPSPYGFTEGSVVAWRSPALDTLTELPPSGYYVEPFMVALPEDAFVRCEIGGKAPDANSPLETALVIAENMTLRCASFIPGTMPGQVLERTYIFDVAPSLPTVFISGDPGSFFDPDTGIYMEGPNAQSKEPHLGANYWEDKEIPIHVDFLEPGVNQPAFAKDAGLKIFGNYSRQNFKKSVSVTFREKYGDKRLEYPLFPEHPELTKFKSFILRNNGGNFWNDYIRDMLGTSITEGLGVDYQRGRASVVYYNGEYFGIHNIRERSTEYYFETHYGVDPDDIDLLKAGNEASAGSSVDYLKMMNWLADNHLDDENNYGYIASQIDVDNFMNYMQTEMFINNRDWPGNNLKKWRVASAKTPWKWFLYDTDFGFGSGMGDNQENIFKFSMDEEAKGWPNGAEYSLLLRRLMENSGFRTAFINRFCALLSMNFEPSRVLARIDVLMSAIESEIPKDQKRWKHSASHMRSHLAKIKEFAMNRPAVIFQEMGEFYGLGEMTDVNLSVTGLGKIYVHGLPLDRQVEQLHLYKGLPLLVEAVPEAGAVWAGWGDGIMENPRIVLPENQPVLQANFK; encoded by the coding sequence ATGCGTGCTTTTTCCCTGCTGGTCTGCTGTGTTTTGGCGGTGGCTTTTTTCAGCGGTTGTTCTTCTGAAAATTCTACAACGGTTTTGGTGCAACCTTCTGAAGAAGGCGTGGTTTCTGTAGAGGATTCCTTGCCAAAGGTTCCCTTTGTCGGTGGCCCCATAATGATTACCGAGGTGGATCCCGCTAATATCGGTTACGAGGATCATGAGGGCGGCGACGCAGGGTGGATTGAATTCTTTAATACGTCCAGTGAACCAGTAAACTTGTCTGGTTTTTCCCTTACGGATAATTTGAATGAACCTACTAAATGGCAATTTGGAGAGGCTGTTGTTCCTCCCCAGGGATTTATGCTGGTGTATCTGTCTGGGAAGGATCTTAAGGATTATACGTCACCGTCGGATTCTATAAACTTGATTGGCCCTGGATGCTGGACATGGACCGACGCACAGGCGGAACCTACTCCGGGCTACAGCTATGCCAATCCTCTAGAAGGGCAGAAGAAGAATTGCTTTAACGAAGCCGATGGCCGCTTTGTTGGCGCCACGATGAAACTTGGTGAAAATGAGGAACTGGGATGGGCTTCCATTTCGGTTTTTGTGGGAACCGGAAATTCCAGCTCTGATGACGTTGTGGATATGTCCTTGACCAACGAAATCCTGCTTAAGGCTTTTATTACCAAGGATCGAAATGTGTCCTTGCGCTTGGCCCAGCCGGATGTTGACGACTGGAGGGGCTTTGAGATGGTCTTTACCGGAACAGGCGATTCCAATACGGTTTACAGGGCTAGGCTGCCTCAGGGAAAGACTACTCCGGATCTAAAGAACATTTACGGTACCCGCTTAAGCCCTGCAGATGGCGAATCCCTCGAGGTTGTATTCAAGGCATTTTCCTATGTGGCAAGAAATCGCGGTCACGAGCCCCACGCGTCCTTCAAGATAAAGAACCGTGCGGGAAGCCTCTACCTGCTCAATGCCGAGGGAATTGTTGACTCCGTGCGATATCCCGAGGTTCCTGTTGGAAAGAGTTGGTCTTACGAAGCTCAGTCGGGATTTGGCTTTGCGGAGCCATCTCCCTATGGATTTACCGAAGGAAGCGTTGTTGCTTGGCGTTCTCCCGCACTTGATACCTTGACGGAACTGCCGCCCTCTGGATATTATGTGGAACCTTTCATGGTGGCACTTCCAGAAGATGCTTTTGTCCGATGCGAGATAGGAGGTAAGGCTCCAGATGCCAACAGTCCTCTTGAAACGGCTCTTGTGATTGCAGAAAATATGACTTTGAGGTGTGCCAGCTTTATTCCCGGAACTATGCCGGGACAGGTTCTTGAAAGGACGTACATCTTTGACGTGGCGCCTTCCTTGCCTACGGTTTTCATTAGCGGTGATCCAGGCTCCTTCTTCGATCCGGATACCGGCATCTATATGGAAGGACCGAACGCCCAGAGCAAGGAGCCGCACCTTGGCGCTAATTACTGGGAAGACAAGGAAATCCCGATCCATGTTGATTTTCTTGAACCGGGCGTAAATCAGCCTGCTTTTGCAAAGGATGCTGGACTCAAGATATTCGGCAATTACAGCAGGCAGAATTTCAAAAAATCTGTGTCGGTTACTTTCCGTGAGAAGTATGGAGACAAACGTCTGGAATATCCCTTGTTCCCGGAACATCCGGAACTTACAAAGTTCAAGTCATTTATCTTGAGAAACAATGGCGGAAATTTCTGGAACGACTATATCCGCGACATGTTGGGAACTTCCATTACTGAAGGCCTCGGTGTTGACTATCAGCGAGGCCGTGCGTCTGTCGTGTATTACAATGGAGAATACTTCGGAATCCATAATATTCGTGAGCGTAGCACGGAATACTACTTTGAGACTCATTATGGCGTCGATCCTGATGATATTGACTTGCTGAAGGCGGGAAATGAAGCGTCTGCGGGTTCATCGGTGGATTACCTGAAAATGATGAATTGGCTTGCGGATAATCATTTGGATGATGAAAACAACTATGGTTACATCGCGTCCCAGATAGATGTGGACAACTTCATGAATTACATGCAGACGGAGATGTTCATCAATAATCGAGACTGGCCTGGCAATAACCTGAAAAAATGGCGTGTTGCTAGTGCGAAAACTCCTTGGAAGTGGTTCCTGTACGACACGGATTTTGGCTTTGGTTCGGGAATGGGAGATAATCAGGAAAACATATTCAAGTTCTCCATGGACGAAGAGGCGAAAGGCTGGCCCAATGGTGCGGAATATTCCTTGCTGCTTCGCCGTCTAATGGAAAATTCTGGATTCCGCACAGCCTTTATAAATCGTTTCTGCGCCTTGCTGTCGATGAACTTTGAACCTTCCAGAGTTCTTGCGCGAATCGATGTTTTGATGTCTGCCATCGAATCGGAAATCCCGAAGGATCAGAAACGCTGGAAGCACAGTGCAAGCCACATGAGAAGCCATCTTGCAAAAATCAAGGAGTTTGCCATGAATCGTCCGGCAGTGATTTTCCAGGAAATGGGAGAGTTCTATGGCCTGGGTGAAATGACGGATGTTAACTTGTCTGTAACAGGACTTGGTAAAATCTATGTTCATGGCTTGCCCTTGGATAGGCAGGTGGAGCAATTGCATCTGTATAAAGGTTTGCCGTTGCTTGTGGAAGCGGTTCCGGAAGCGGGCGCTGTGTGGGCTGGGTGGGGTGACGGTATCATGGAAAATCCGCGAATCGTTCTACCTGAAAATCAGCCTGTTTTGCAAGCGAATTTTAAATAA
- a CDS encoding EamA family transporter: MLFLLLTIGPAFLFACGNILEKSGVSTVGKRTGGVSKPWQFLKGVLSNGFWWLGIMCSGLATIGYYIAMARYDLSQVQPMMVLNPVLTALMGFVILKEVLTRRIVVAICFVVVGLLYSVESLGETTSLQDVGMLWIYAGVVCGATLLAHLFCKDREMVDSLIMGVGFGISAAFYKSLAMDFDLDNISASSIAGLLLDLRTLGYVATYGIAFLYSQISFSRGRALFIIPFSAAVGAAVPTIAGAVVFSESFPIGKVISVTLVLIGAGLFVVRRPRRAK; encoded by the coding sequence GTGCTGTTTTTGTTGCTTACCATCGGTCCTGCGTTTCTCTTTGCTTGCGGAAACATCCTGGAAAAGTCCGGGGTTTCCACAGTGGGCAAACGTACCGGTGGTGTATCCAAACCCTGGCAGTTTCTGAAAGGTGTTCTTAGCAATGGTTTCTGGTGGCTTGGGATCATGTGTTCCGGCCTTGCCACCATTGGGTACTACATTGCCATGGCTCGTTATGACTTAAGCCAGGTGCAGCCCATGATGGTGTTGAATCCTGTGCTTACGGCCTTGATGGGTTTTGTAATCCTGAAGGAAGTTCTGACTCGTCGAATTGTGGTGGCCATCTGCTTTGTGGTTGTTGGCCTTCTTTACTCTGTGGAATCCCTCGGGGAGACCACGAGCTTGCAAGACGTTGGAATGCTCTGGATCTATGCCGGAGTTGTCTGTGGCGCAACCTTGTTGGCTCATCTTTTCTGCAAGGACCGCGAGATGGTGGATTCCCTGATTATGGGTGTTGGCTTTGGAATCTCAGCGGCGTTTTACAAGAGTCTTGCTATGGATTTTGACCTGGACAATATTAGCGCGTCTTCTATTGCGGGGCTTTTGCTTGATTTGAGAACCTTGGGCTATGTAGCCACTTACGGTATAGCCTTCTTGTATTCCCAGATTTCCTTTTCCCGCGGACGAGCCTTGTTTATCATCCCCTTCAGCGCCGCAGTGGGTGCAGCTGTTCCAACTATTGCCGGGGCGGTGGTTTTTTCTGAGTCATTCCCGATTGGAAAGGTGATTTCTGTTACACTTGTGCTGATTGGTGCCGGATTATTCGTGGTTCGTCGCCCTCGTCGTGCCAAGTAA
- a CDS encoding transglycosylase SLT domain-containing protein has protein sequence MIRSLVVLISICAVGAFAQGPVDSSKLAPVAGSAPVVDSVPAVAAPVQSTDSIIAAMPMEPANPYADLEQIAPSRFQDMVVRYERVKAAAEDPNQSQVVRDFARAAQFFYREEWDSAYSAYSTLQGKDSALDGAVILRMAKAKFQVGDYAKMREALRLNKKLEKDASWDRQASRLRIEAAMADSTLSDRAHADSLKAFIDKYPKSDDASALKYRYAQYLEQFKQLKNAKRIYMQLLTSSTSYKDSAFAAIRRLRKVQGAPESLAEKVAYAKMACAKDEAASCLTLLDSIQILDALQLKKSPESAVALPEDSIQSKLPVSTLDMDTRINLWEKRAVALRGLKREEESIKQFRFLLDSVEMRPLWIQSTLRLLRNNSSKYAKEIKMFDSLLTDVSKYSKENANNLWVRGFEYEQNQKYDSAVVCYSQLASKRFKNNVKRQWAKFRIGFVYFKQEKWEKAVDAFIDASKEPFTWSASGARMFLGDAYMKLGKDSLARAAYLDCIQDFPLAYYAHRSRLKLVEYKLMEEKDVPYAHGVSMSPEQTLAWIRESQKLGKPDATYSPERYNRIKTLFLYGFTDQAFALYDEARKKNAKRLDFLYEYGKLFYEVGETAAGYRLARQFQNNIDRRRLMTPPIDVLHYLYPVPYKDQVKFHSGDRIDPFFVYSVMRQESIFNFEIASPVGACGLLQIMPATGKMLAKLENLENFDPKQLYNAYMNIRLGIRYLVDLKAEYNNDYMYVLGNYNAGPKPTKRWQAAGQGLPWDIRAEEVSYWETRDYVKRVMGNYWIYQEIYDEL, from the coding sequence ATGATTCGTTCTCTCGTGGTTCTAATTAGCATTTGCGCTGTTGGTGCATTTGCTCAAGGTCCTGTTGATTCAAGCAAGTTGGCTCCTGTTGCGGGCTCTGCACCTGTTGTGGATTCAGTCCCGGCTGTTGCAGCTCCGGTTCAATCCACCGATAGCATTATTGCTGCCATGCCGATGGAACCTGCTAATCCGTATGCGGATTTGGAACAGATTGCTCCCAGTCGATTCCAGGATATGGTTGTACGTTATGAACGGGTAAAGGCTGCCGCAGAAGATCCGAATCAGTCTCAGGTTGTTCGCGACTTTGCAAGGGCCGCCCAGTTCTTCTATAGGGAAGAATGGGATAGCGCTTATTCTGCCTATAGTACTTTACAGGGGAAGGATTCTGCCCTGGATGGGGCTGTCATTTTGCGTATGGCAAAGGCTAAGTTCCAAGTGGGTGACTATGCCAAGATGCGTGAAGCTCTGCGCCTGAACAAGAAACTTGAAAAGGACGCCTCCTGGGATCGCCAGGCAAGTCGCTTGAGAATCGAAGCGGCCATGGCTGACTCTACTTTGAGTGACCGTGCGCATGCGGACTCCTTGAAGGCCTTTATAGATAAGTATCCGAAGTCCGATGACGCTTCTGCCTTGAAGTATCGTTACGCTCAGTATCTGGAACAGTTCAAGCAACTGAAGAACGCCAAGCGCATCTACATGCAGTTGTTGACCAGTTCTACCAGCTATAAGGATTCCGCATTTGCAGCCATTCGTCGTCTGCGCAAGGTTCAGGGAGCCCCTGAGTCCTTGGCGGAGAAGGTTGCCTACGCCAAGATGGCTTGCGCCAAGGACGAGGCAGCAAGCTGCCTCACCTTGCTGGACTCCATCCAGATTCTTGACGCCCTGCAGCTGAAGAAGTCTCCGGAAAGCGCGGTGGCCTTGCCGGAAGATTCCATCCAGAGCAAGCTTCCTGTAAGCACCCTGGATATGGACACCCGCATTAACCTGTGGGAAAAGCGTGCTGTTGCCCTTCGCGGTTTGAAGCGTGAAGAGGAATCCATCAAGCAGTTCCGTTTCCTTCTGGATTCCGTCGAGATGCGCCCGCTGTGGATCCAGTCTACCTTGCGCTTGCTCCGTAACAACTCCAGCAAGTATGCCAAGGAAATAAAGATGTTTGATTCCTTGCTGACCGACGTCAGCAAGTACAGCAAGGAAAATGCAAACAACCTCTGGGTTCGCGGTTTTGAATATGAACAGAACCAGAAGTATGACAGCGCGGTTGTTTGTTACTCCCAGCTGGCCAGCAAACGTTTCAAGAATAACGTCAAGCGTCAGTGGGCAAAGTTCCGCATTGGTTTCGTCTACTTCAAGCAGGAAAAGTGGGAGAAGGCTGTGGATGCCTTTATAGATGCGTCTAAGGAACCTTTTACTTGGAGTGCCAGCGGCGCTCGCATGTTCCTGGGTGACGCCTATATGAAACTAGGCAAGGATTCCTTGGCTCGCGCCGCTTATCTTGACTGCATTCAGGATTTCCCGTTGGCCTATTACGCCCACCGCAGCCGACTGAAACTTGTGGAATACAAGCTTATGGAGGAAAAGGACGTTCCTTACGCACATGGTGTCTCCATGTCTCCCGAACAGACGCTGGCCTGGATTCGCGAATCCCAGAAGCTGGGTAAGCCGGATGCTACCTACAGTCCGGAACGCTATAACCGTATCAAGACTTTGTTCCTGTATGGCTTTACAGATCAGGCTTTCGCCCTGTATGACGAAGCCCGTAAGAAGAACGCCAAGCGTCTTGATTTCCTTTACGAATACGGCAAGCTGTTCTATGAAGTGGGCGAAACCGCTGCCGGCTACCGTCTTGCCCGCCAGTTCCAGAACAACATTGATCGTCGTCGCCTGATGACGCCGCCTATCGATGTTCTTCACTACCTGTATCCGGTTCCCTATAAGGACCAGGTGAAGTTCCATTCCGGCGACCGTATTGACCCCTTCTTTGTGTATAGTGTCATGCGTCAGGAATCCATCTTCAACTTTGAAATTGCATCTCCGGTTGGCGCCTGTGGCTTGCTGCAGATTATGCCTGCTACGGGCAAGATGCTTGCCAAGCTGGAAAACCTGGAAAACTTCGATCCCAAGCAGTTGTATAATGCCTACATGAACATTCGTCTTGGCATCCGCTACTTGGTGGACCTGAAGGCTGAATACAACAATGACTATATGTACGTCCTTGGCAATTACAATGCAGGTCCCAAGCCTACCAAGCGTTGGCAGGCCGCAGGCCAGGGCCTTCCCTGGGATATTCGCGCCGAGGAAGTCAGCTATTGGGAAACCCGTGATTACGTAAAACGTGTCATGGGTAACTACTGGATTTACCAGGAGATTTACGACGAACTGTAG